In the Sebastes fasciatus isolate fSebFas1 chromosome 20, fSebFas1.pri, whole genome shotgun sequence genome, one interval contains:
- the mto1 gene encoding 5-taurinomethyluridine-[tRNA] synthase subunit MTO1, mitochondrial, with amino-acid sequence MLTKKLPPLQSFLSLVSRRASHLARQQYDVIVVGGGHAGTEAAAAAARVGAETLLVTQKIQTIGALSCNPSLGGVGKGHLVKEVDALDGLCGRAGDWAGIHFSILNRRKGPAVWGPRAQLDRQRYREFIQSELLSTPRLTVVEGSVEELLVSEPNPEEPGHHRVTGIRLANGSGPISASSVVLTTGTFLSGSLFLGQSTSPGGRIGDAPSSAGLSHTLRERLGLRIGRLRTGTPPRIVKDSVDLSLANIHPPDSQPTPFSFLNTNTRCKPEEQLPCYLTHTTPGVERVVRESLHLNCHIQEDAKGPRYCPSIESRVLRFPGRRHQVWLEPEGLTSDLLYPQGLSMTMPPDVQLRLIREIPPLHRAEIHTPGYGVQYDFVCPTQLSPALQVKSTQGLFLAGQINGTTGYEEAAAQGLWAGVNAGRWALSMPAVALSRTESYIGVLIDDLVSRGVTEPYRMFTSRAEYRTSLRPDNADLRLTLKGFEEVGCVSTLRYQEAVRVRDSLQDALAALQALALSTHTWRKKLPDMQMSEGKNAVLTGNDVLQYNNVSFEMLASAFPECLSPHMEFAQRLKIEAVYRPHCNLQKKEIERIQKEENMSLPQDIDYFSLPVSLSQEVREILDRVRPSTLGAATRLQGITPAAIVHLLNYVRQAARKERRTHRNQPDQKEERDEELCARKASLPQ; translated from the exons GTGCCCTGTCCTGTAACCCGTCTCTGGGAGGAGTAGGGAAGGGCCACCTTGTGAAGGAGGTAGATGCTCTGGATGGGCTGTGTGGTCGAGCAGGAGACTGGGCTGGGATCCATTTCTCCATCCTGAATCGTAGAAAAGGCCCCGCCGTGTGGGGCCCGAGGGCCCAGCTGGACCGGCAGCGCTACCGCGAATTTATTCAG TCTGAGCTGCTGTCCACTCCCAGGCTGACGGTGGTGGAGGGCTcagtggaggagctgctggtgtCAGAACCAAACCCAGAGGAGCCTGGACACCACAGAGTCACTGGGATACGTCTGG CGAATGGAAGCGGCCCTATCTCAGCCAGCTCAGTGGTTCTGACTACTGGTACCTTCTTGTCTGGCTCCCTCTTCTTGGGCCAAAGCACGTCCCCCGGGGGTCGGATTGGAGACGCTCCATCGAGTGCCGGGCTGTCCCACACACTAAGGGAGAGGTTGGGGCTGAGGATCGGCAGACTGAGGACTGGTACCCCTCCCAGGATTGTGAAGGATTCGGTAGACCTTTCCCTGGCCAACATTCACCCCCCTGACAGTCAGCCAACTCCGTTCAGCTTCCTTAATACAAACACACGCTGCAAG CCTGAAGAGCAGCTGCCTTGCTACCTGACCCATACTACTCCTGGTGTAGAGAGAGTGGTGAGGGAGAGTCTTCATCTCAACTGTCACATACAGGAAGATGCCAAGGGtcccag ATACTGCCCTTCCATTGAATCGCGAGTGCTTCGCTTCCCAGGCCGACGGCACCAGGTGTGGCTGGAGCCTGAGggcctgacctctgaccttttgtACCCTCAGGGTCTGTCCATGACCATGCCCCCTGACGTGCAGCTCCGCCTCATCAGAGAAATCCCTCCCCTGCACAGAGCTGAGATCCACACGCCTG GTTATGGTGTGCAGTATGACTTTGTGTGTCCCACTCAGCTGAGCCCTGCCCTGCAGGTGAAAAGCACCCAGGGTCTTTTTCTGGCCGGTCAGATTAACGGAACAACCGGGTACGAGGAGGCTGCTGCACAG GGCCTGTGGGCGGGGGTGAACGCTGGCCGCTGGGCGCTCTCCATGCCGGCAGTGGCGTTGTCTCGGACAGAGAGTTATATCGGAGTTCTCATTGATGATCTGGTGAGTCGAGGCGTTACAGAGCCGTACCGGATGTTCACCAGCCGGGCCGAGTATCGAACCTCTCTAAGGCCGGACAACGCTGACCTCCGCCTCACTCTGAAAG GGTTCGAGGAGGTGGGATGTGTGTCCACTTTGCGCTACCAGGAGGCTGTGAGAGTGAGGGACAGTCTGCAGGATGCACTGGCAGCGCTTCAGGCTCTCGCTCTGTCCACCCACACCTGGAGAAAAAAGCTGCCCGACATGCAAATGAGTGAGGGCAAGAACGCCGTACTGAC CGGTAATGACGTGCTGCAGTACAACAATGTGTCCTTTGAAATGTTGGCATCTGCCTTCCCAGAGTGCCTTTCACCTCACATGGAATTCGCACAAAGACTCAAGATAGAGG CGGTGTACAGGCCTCACTGTAACCTACAGAAGAAAGAGATTGAGAGAATTCAGAAGGAGGAGAACATGTCTCTCCCACAGGACATAGACTATTTCTCTCTGCCGGTGTCTCTGTCTCAGGAAGTCAGAGAGATTTTGGACAGAGTTCGACCCAGCACT CTGGGTGCTGCTACACGTTTGCAAGGTATAACTCCAGCTGCAATCGTCCATCTCCTCAATTACGTACGCCAAGCGGCACGAAAGGAGAGAAGAACGCACAGAAACCAACCAGAccaaaaggaggagagagacgaggagCTGTGTGCAAGGAAAGCCTCTTTACCTCAGTGA